One segment of Ziziphus jujuba cultivar Dongzao chromosome 12, ASM3175591v1 DNA contains the following:
- the LOC107429289 gene encoding phosphoglucomutase, cytoplasmic, with protein sequence MVVFKVSKVDTKPFDGQKPGTSGLRKKVKVFTQPNYLHNFVQSTFNALSADKVRGATLVVSGDGRYYSKDAIQIITKMSAANGVRRIWVGQNGLLSTPAVSAVIRERVGADGSKATGAFILTASHNPGGPHEDFGIKYNMENGGPAPEAITDKIYENTKTIKEYLIADLPDVDITTPGVTNFTGPEGQFDVEVFDSASDYLKLMKSIFDFESIRKLLSSPKFSFCYDALHGVGGAYAKCIFVEELGAQESSLLNCTPKEDFGGGHPDPNLTYAKELVARMGLGKSGTQDEPPEFGAASDGDADRNMILGKRFFVTPSDSVAIIAANAVDAIPYFSAGLKGVARSMPTSAALDVVAKHLNLKFFEVPTGWKYFGNLMDAGLCSICGEESFGTGSDHIREKDGIWAVLAWLSILAHKNKENLGGGKLVTVEDIVRQHWATYGRHYYTRYDYENVDAEAAKKLMAYLVQLQSSLADVNGIVSGIRKDVSKVVHGDEFEYKDPVDGSISKHQGIRYLFEDGSRLVSFIMKAPGVSSLAAFANDFNLGEFAAVIFVKELMLILMIGLVDSLFLLDILPLDLL encoded by the exons atggtggTTTTCAAGGTTTCCAAGGTTGATACCAAGCCTTTCGATGGCCAAAAGCCTGGCACTTCTGGTCTTCGCAAGAAG GTTAAAGTTTTCACTCAACCAAATTACTTGCACAATTTTGTTCAATCAACATTCAATGCCCTTTCAGCAGATAAAGTTAGAG GAGCCACACTTGTTGTATCTGGTGATGGCCGTTACTATTCAAAGGATGCTATTCAG ATCATAACTAAGATGTCTGCAGCCAATGGAGTAAGACGTATTTGGGTTGGTCAAAATGGTTTGCTGTCAACACCTGCTGTGTCAGCTGTTATACGTGAAAGAGTTGGAGCTGAT GGATCCAAGGCGACAGGCGCTTTTATATTGACAGCAAGTCACAATCCAGGCGGTCCTCATGAG GATTTTGGGATTAAATACAACATGGAAAATGGTGGACCTGCTCCAGAGGCCATCACAGACAAGATCTATGAGAACACAAAAACAATAAAGGAGTACTTAATTGCAGATCTACCTGAT GTAGATATCACCACACCAGGTGTAACAAACTTTACGGGCCCTGAAGGACAATTTGATGTTGAGGTTTTTGATTCAGCAAGTGATTATCTGAAACTGATGAA GTCAATTTTCGATTTTGAATCTATCCGGAAGCTGCTGTCATCTCCTAAATTCTCATTCTG CTATGATGCACTGCATGGAGTTGGTGGGGCTTATGCAAAATGCATTTTTGTAGAAGAGCTTGGTGCACAAGAAAGCTCTTTACTGAACTGCACACCCAAG GAGGATTTCGGAGGAGGACACCCAGATCCCAATCTGACTTATGCCAAAGAGTTGGTTGCTCGAATGGGATTGGGAAAATCAGGCACTCAAGATGAGCCCCCAGAATTTGGTGCTGCTTCTGATGGTGATGCAGATCGTAACATGATCCTTGGGAAAAG GTTTTTTGTTACTCCATCGGATTCTGTTGCCATAATTGCTGCAAATGCAGTTGATGCCATCCCATACTTCTCTGCCGGTTTGAAGGGAGTTGCCAG GAGCATGCCTACATCTGCTGCCCTTGACGTCGTAGCtaaacatttgaatttgaaattttttgag GTACCCACTGGCTggaaatattttggtaatttgatGGACGCTGGATTATGTTCTATTTGTGGTGAAGAAAGTTTTGGAACTG GCTCGGACCACATTCGAGAGAAAGATGGGATATGGGCTGTTTTGGCTTGGTTGTCTATTCTTGCtcacaaaaataaggaaaaccTTGGTGGGGGAAAGCTTGTGACTGTTGAAGACATAGTGCGCCAACATTGGGCTACCTATGGTCGTCATTATTATACTAGATATGACTATGAG AATGTGGATGCGGAAGCAGCAAAGAAACTAATGGCATATTTGGTCCAACTGCAATCTTCCCTTGCTGATGTAAATGG GATTGTGAGTGGCATCCGTAAAGATGTTTCTAAGGTTGTCCATGGTGATGAATTTGAATACAAAGATCCTGTTGATGGTTCCATCTCGAAGCACCAGGGTATTAGATACTTGTTTGAGGATGGATCTCGATTGGTGAGTTTCATTATGAAAGCACCGGGTGTTAGTAGTTTAGCGGCTTTCGCTAATGATTTTAATCTGGGAGAGTTTGCAGCTGTTATTTTTGTTAAGGAGCTGATGTTAATTCTCATGATTGGCTTGGTtgattctttgtttcttttagaCATCCTTCCCTTAGACTTGCTATGA
- the LOC107429283 gene encoding HMG-Y-related protein A — MATENSNNPPPPPPPAPSLPQYPEMIMTAIESLNDKNGSNKSAISKHIESTYGDLPAAHTTLLTHHLNRMKQNGELVLVKNNYMKPDPNAPPKRGRGRPPKPKVPLPPGTVLSPPRPRGRPPKPIDPFAPTSIAKKKTSSSSGSGRPRGRPPKKVKTSSPAAAPDGVPRGRGRPPKVKPAVAPVGC; from the exons ATGGCTACCGAAAACTCAAATAACCCTCCTCCACCTCCTCCACCTGCTCCTTCTCTCCCTCAGTACCCAGAG atGATTATGACGGCCATAGAGTCCCTGAACGACAAGAACGGCTCTAACAAGTCGGCCATTTCGAAGCACATAGAGTCCACCTACGGAGATCTACCGGCAGCTCACACGACTCTGCTCACTCACCACCTCAACAGGATGAAGCAGAACGGAGAGCTGGTTCTGGTCAAGAACAACTACATGAAACCCGACCCAAATGCCCCACCCAAGAGAGGTCGCGGCCGTCCACCAAAACCCAAGGTTCCACTTCCTCCGGGAACTGTACTGTCACCGCCGAGGCCACGTGGCCGTCCTCCAAAGCCCATAGATCCTTTCGCTCCTACATCGATTGCAAAGAAGAAGACCTCTTCCTCCTCAGGGTCCGGAAGGCCACGTGGACGCCCACCGAAGAAAGTCAAGACATCGAGTCCAGCTGCGGCTCCGGATGGCGTGCCGAGAGGTAGAGGAAGGCCGCCGAAGGTTAAGCCGGCGGTGGCTCCGGTGGGATGTTGA
- the LOC107429294 gene encoding cysteine-rich receptor-like protein kinase 43: MTKSKSFLQNLIKPFKFNSSKEGQSEEDLEKIAAQEQKLFAFETLVAATKDFHPGNKLGEGGFGPVFKGKLNDGREIAVKKLSQSSNQGRKEFMNEAKLLARVQHRNVVNLLGYCVHGVEKLLVYEYVANESLDKLLFKSNRREELDWKRRYDIICGVARGLLYLHEDSHNCIIHRDIKASNILLDDKWVPKIADFGMARLFPEDQTHVNTRVAGTNGYMAPEYVMHGHLSVKADVFSFGVLVLELISGQRNSTFNLSLDAQNLLDWSYKLYKKGKSLDVMDPTLASSAVTEQVAMCIQIGLLCTQGDPHLRPTMHRVVVILSKKPSNLEEPTRPGVPGSRYRRCRRPAALSSTAGTSLGSNSSASDSSSITNNTNSVTATSTVSPRDDPRGKRPMHS, translated from the exons ATGACCAAATCGAAGAGTTTCCTTCAGAATCTCATCAAACCCTTCAAATTCAATTCAAGCAAAG AGGGACAAAGTGAAGAGGACCTTGAAAAGATAGCTGCACAAGAGCAAAAGCTTTTCGCTTTTGAGACTTTGGTTGCAGCTACCAAGGATTTCCACCCCGGTAACAAGTTAGGTGAAGGTGGTTTTGGACCAGTTTTTAAG GGAAAATTGAATGATGGGAGAGAGATTGCAGTCAAGAAGCTATCACAAAGTTCAAATCAAGGGAGGAAAGAGTTTATGAATGAGGCCAAGTTGCTGGCACGAGTGCAACACAGGAACGTCGTCAATTTGTTAGGATATTGTGTACATGGTGTAGAGAAGCTACTCGTTTATGAATACGTTGCCAACGAGAGCCTTGACAAGCTTCTCTTCA AGTCCAATAGACGTGAGGAGCTTGATTGGAAACGGAGGTATGATATAATATGTGGAGTTGCTCGTGGTTTACTTTACCTTCATGAAGACTCACACAATTGTATCATCCACCGTGATATCAAGGCCAGCAATATTTTACTTGATGATAAATGGGTCCCCAAGATTGCTGATTTTGGCATGGCCCGACTCTTCCCCGAAGATCAAACACACGTCAATACACGGGTAGCCGGTACCAA TGGATATATGGCTCCTGAGTACGTCATGCATGGACATTTATCGGTAAAGGCAGATGTATTTAGCTTTGGAGTTCTTGTTCTAGAGCTGATCAGCGGTCAAAGGAATTCAACATTCAATTTAAGCCTTGATGCACAGAATCTACTTGATTGG TCATACAAGCTATACAAGAAAGGCAAGAGCTTGGATGTTATGGATCCTACGTTAGCTTCATCGGCAGTGACAGAACAAGTAGCCATGTGTATTCAAATAGGGTTGCTATGCACACAAGGTGATCCGCACCTGCGACCCACCATGCATCGTGTGGTGGTGATTTTATCCAAGAAACCGAGCAATCTAGAAGAGCCGACGAGACCTGGTGTTCCCGGTTCAAGATACAGAAGATGTCGCAGACCTGCTGCACTATCTTCCACTGCTGGAACTTCACTTGGATCAAATTCTAGTGCATCGGATTCAAGTTCTATTACTAATAATACCAATAGTGTAACTGCTACCTCTACAGTAAGTCCAAGAGATGATCCTCGAGGCAAACGTCCGATGCATAGCTAG